From Rhodoferax sp. AJA081-3, the proteins below share one genomic window:
- a CDS encoding GGDEF domain-containing protein translates to MAQLNPETDFELMFESAPISLWLEDYSALKVLFDSWRAQGVTDLSAHMAATPDLLQQCAACLQVLKVNRQTLTVFAAASQQELVSRLSEVFRDDTLGQMLTEMNFLWNGTLEFSNQTVNYALDGRRIDVRIHVRVLQGHEDTWDRVMVSLEDTTQATQAQKQLAFSEQYARDLFDYSPVSLWVEDFSGVKRLLDEARAQGIRDFRVFLSVHPEFVGQCADEIRVINVNRQTLTMFAAQSQEELLGQLGSVFRDEMHDSFAEQLIDLWDGKTMQLREVVNYSLSGELINIHMQFAVLPAHLADWSLVLVSLIDITARKKAEAYLEYLGKHDALTKLRNRAFYVDELNRISRKGPWPLTVMAMDLNGLKRINDEHGHAAGDAVLRRAGEVLTSATAGYPYCVARIGGDEFIALLPGCDERVAAGLQERIQSMIELNNQFYPGQNLSMAMGSASCASAMQVEAALHAADQAMFTNKTRFYEEAKLERRRY, encoded by the coding sequence ATGGCGCAGTTGAACCCTGAGACAGATTTCGAGCTGATGTTTGAATCGGCCCCCATTTCACTGTGGCTGGAAGACTACAGCGCGCTCAAGGTTTTGTTCGACAGCTGGCGCGCCCAGGGGGTTACCGACCTGTCCGCCCACATGGCAGCCACACCCGATTTGCTGCAGCAATGCGCGGCCTGTCTCCAGGTGCTCAAGGTGAATCGGCAAACACTCACCGTGTTTGCGGCGGCCAGCCAACAGGAGCTGGTGTCGCGCCTGTCCGAGGTGTTCCGCGATGACACGCTGGGCCAGATGCTGACCGAGATGAACTTCCTGTGGAACGGCACGCTGGAGTTTTCCAACCAGACGGTGAACTACGCACTGGATGGGCGGCGTATCGATGTGCGCATCCATGTGCGGGTGCTGCAGGGCCATGAGGACACGTGGGACCGGGTCATGGTCTCGCTGGAAGACACCACCCAGGCCACCCAGGCCCAGAAGCAGCTGGCCTTTAGCGAGCAGTACGCCCGTGATCTGTTTGACTACTCCCCGGTGTCGCTGTGGGTGGAAGACTTCAGTGGCGTCAAACGCCTGCTGGACGAGGCGCGGGCCCAAGGCATACGGGACTTCCGTGTCTTCTTGAGCGTGCACCCGGAGTTTGTGGGCCAGTGTGCGGATGAGATCCGTGTCATCAATGTCAACCGCCAGACCCTGACCATGTTTGCGGCCCAAAGCCAGGAGGAGTTGCTGGGCCAGCTGGGCTCGGTGTTCCGCGACGAAATGCACGACTCGTTTGCCGAGCAGCTGATCGACCTGTGGGACGGCAAGACCATGCAGTTGCGCGAGGTGGTCAATTATTCGCTCAGTGGCGAGCTGATCAACATCCATATGCAGTTTGCGGTGCTGCCGGCCCACCTGGCCGACTGGAGCCTGGTGCTGGTCTCGCTGATCGACATCACGGCCCGCAAGAAGGCCGAGGCCTACCTGGAGTACCTGGGCAAACACGACGCGCTGACCAAGCTGCGCAACCGTGCTTTTTATGTGGACGAGCTCAACCGCATCAGCCGCAAGGGCCCCTGGCCGCTGACGGTGATGGCCATGGACCTCAATGGCCTCAAGCGTATCAACGACGAGCATGGCCATGCCGCCGGTGACGCCGTGCTGCGCCGTGCGGGGGAGGTGTTGACCAGTGCAACGGCAGGTTATCCTTACTGCGTGGCACGTATTGGGGGCGACGAATTCATTGCCTTGCTGCCGGGGTGTGACGAGCGGGTGGCCGCCGGCCTGCAGGAGCGTATCCAGTCCATGATTGAACTGAACAACCAGTTCTACCCCGGGCAAAACCTGAGTATGGCCATGGGCAGCGCGTCCTGTGCATCGGCCATGCAGGTAGAGGCCGCGCTGCATGCCGCAGACCAGGCCATGTTCACCAACAAGACACGCTTCTATGAAGAAGCCAAGCTGGAGCGCCGCCGGTACTAA
- a CDS encoding ABC transporter ATP-binding protein: MSLTGLIGHYIRRNWRPYLLSAGMLASVSALTVYIPRQVGHVVDALVAGTLAGDALLRQLGWLVLAGAAIYFLRVGWRLQLFAASYRLGAQLRQRLYARLCVQGPHFFQQKRTGDLMALATNDIDSVEMASGEAMLAGFDGTLTLIMVVAMMSLGVDGRLAGAALLPFPLMAIAFWRISNHIHQASKDSLDAFGKLNDHVQETLTGVRTLRALGLEERSAARFAELAEAAAAASLRAQRWEAAFEPAVGITLVSATALTLGLGGYLVWHGELTIGALTAFSMYLGQLIWPMFAAGWVLALLERGRAAWGRLQPALDAPLSIDDHGVRDRVVPGALTFDGVNFSYPGHQAVALSGLRLNLPAGQTLGLVGATGSGKSSVLRLILRQYAAQSGNIVWGGQLLSDYTLDALNRAISWVPQEPFLFSASIAENIALAKAGASRSEVEQAARLASIHDDIVRMPQGYDTPVGEKGIALSGGQRQRVAIARALLTDAPLLLLDDALSAVDTQTETDILQHLRSARAGRTAVIVSHRLSAVVDADHILVFKQGRVIEQGNHTSLLELNGWYAAQWRYQQLEASLDAA; encoded by the coding sequence ATGAGCTTGACTGGCCTGATCGGTCACTACATTCGCCGGAACTGGCGCCCTTATCTGCTGTCGGCTGGCATGCTGGCATCGGTGAGTGCGCTCACGGTTTACATCCCGCGCCAGGTGGGCCATGTGGTGGACGCCCTGGTGGCGGGCACACTGGCGGGTGACGCGCTGCTGCGCCAGCTGGGCTGGCTGGTGCTGGCGGGCGCGGCCATTTATTTTCTGCGCGTGGGCTGGCGTTTGCAGCTGTTTGCGGCCAGTTACCGGCTGGGTGCACAACTGCGCCAGCGCCTGTACGCACGCCTGTGTGTGCAGGGGCCACACTTCTTCCAGCAAAAACGCACCGGCGACCTGATGGCGCTGGCCACCAACGACATCGACTCGGTGGAGATGGCCTCGGGCGAAGCCATGCTGGCCGGTTTTGACGGCACGCTGACGCTGATCATGGTGGTGGCGATGATGAGCCTGGGCGTGGATGGCCGCCTGGCCGGGGCGGCACTGTTGCCGTTTCCGCTGATGGCGATTGCCTTCTGGCGCATCTCCAACCACATCCACCAGGCCTCCAAGGATTCGCTGGATGCCTTTGGTAAGCTCAACGACCATGTGCAGGAAACCCTCACCGGCGTGCGCACACTGCGGGCCCTGGGCCTGGAGGAGCGCAGCGCGGCCCGTTTTGCCGAGCTGGCCGAGGCAGCCGCCGCTGCCAGCCTGCGTGCCCAGCGCTGGGAGGCTGCGTTTGAGCCAGCCGTGGGTATCACGCTGGTCAGCGCCACGGCCTTGACCTTGGGGCTGGGGGGTTACCTGGTTTGGCATGGCGAGTTGACGATTGGCGCGCTGACTGCCTTCAGCATGTACCTGGGCCAGCTGATCTGGCCCATGTTTGCAGCCGGCTGGGTGTTGGCCCTGCTGGAGCGGGGGCGCGCAGCCTGGGGCCGCTTGCAGCCCGCGCTGGATGCGCCACTGTCCATCGACGACCATGGTGTGCGCGACCGGGTGGTGCCTGGTGCACTGACCTTTGACGGTGTGAACTTCTCCTACCCCGGTCACCAGGCTGTGGCTTTGTCGGGCCTGCGCCTGAACCTGCCCGCGGGTCAGACCCTGGGCCTGGTGGGTGCCACCGGTTCTGGCAAATCCAGCGTGCTGCGCCTGATCCTGCGGCAGTACGCGGCGCAATCGGGCAACATCGTGTGGGGCGGGCAATTGCTGTCGGACTACACGTTGGACGCGTTGAACCGCGCCATCAGCTGGGTGCCGCAGGAGCCTTTTCTGTTTTCTGCATCCATTGCCGAAAACATCGCCCTGGCCAAGGCTGGCGCCAGCCGTTCCGAGGTGGAGCAGGCCGCACGCCTGGCCTCCATCCACGACGACATTGTGCGTATGCCCCAGGGTTATGACACACCGGTCGGCGAGAAGGGCATTGCGTTGTCGGGCGGGCAGCGCCAGCGCGTGGCGATTGCCCGTGCGCTGCTGACCGACGCCCCCCTGCTGCTGCTGGACGACGCGCTGTCGGCCGTGGACACACAAACCGAGACCGACATCCTGCAGCACCTGCGCAGCGCACGGGCCGGGCGCACGGCTGTCATCGTCAGCCACCGCCTGAGTGCGGTGGTGGACGCCGACCACATCCTGGTCTTCAAGCAGGGCCGCGTTATCGAGCAGGGCAACCATACCAGCCTGCTGGAACTCAATGGCTGGTATGCCGCCCAGTGGCGCTACCAACAACTGGAGGCCAGCCTGGATGCAGCCTGA
- a CDS encoding ABC transporter ATP-binding protein, whose product MQPDTEQSLGTTPATPPRNTRRAVALLLHAAAPERRHVVLGTVWLVAAALLEALGPLLGKYFIDQYLLPRKLVLWDIGFLLAGIVVTGCVASVIRYAQLTRLSGVAMRSVRRLREEVYGHVLRLPMAFFDKAITGQLVSRVTNDTEQVKSLYVQVLFVILDSSIVVLGALGAMAWLDWRLMLIVLTLIPAVVVIVWFYQRWSAPAVARARQKRSDINAQMSESIAGMAVLQASNAQQRFKDRFDKTNNQHLGARMAEMRVNAWLLRPMLDFINVLLLAVVIYTFGQRSLGALEIGILYAFVSYIGRVVDPLIQITLQFGQLQQAVVAAARVDALLQERRPAAKTGPERISHGAIHISQLRFGYDPATVVLHDLSLDIPAGGFYGLVGHTGSGKSTLLSLLLRFYQPQSGRITLDGIALSRFSDEHFRADVGLVPQDPFLLASTVRDNIAMGRTLSQAEIETAARAAHCHDFILQLEQGYDTLLGEGGARLSVGQKQLIAIARALAGQPRILFLDEATAHIDSETEQIVQVALSELKGRVTVVAIAHRLSTIRAADCIVVLNHGRIHEQGTHDALMAIDQGIYQRLYLLQQLGE is encoded by the coding sequence ATGCAGCCTGACACCGAGCAGTCGCTGGGCACCACGCCAGCGACCCCACCCCGCAATACTCGCCGCGCCGTGGCCTTGTTGCTGCACGCCGCCGCACCCGAGCGGCGCCATGTGGTGTTGGGTACGGTCTGGCTGGTGGCGGCCGCCTTGCTGGAGGCGCTGGGCCCTTTGCTGGGCAAGTACTTCATCGACCAGTACCTGCTGCCCCGCAAGCTGGTGCTGTGGGACATAGGTTTTCTGTTGGCAGGCATTGTGGTCACGGGTTGTGTGGCCAGCGTGATCCGCTACGCGCAGCTGACACGCCTGTCCGGCGTAGCCATGCGCTCGGTGCGCCGGTTGCGCGAAGAGGTATATGGCCATGTGTTGCGCCTGCCCATGGCGTTCTTTGACAAGGCCATCACCGGGCAACTGGTCAGTCGTGTCACCAACGACACCGAACAGGTCAAAAGCCTCTATGTGCAGGTCCTGTTCGTCATTCTGGACAGCAGCATCGTGGTGCTGGGCGCGCTGGGGGCCATGGCCTGGCTGGACTGGCGGTTGATGCTGATTGTGTTGACGCTGATCCCGGCCGTGGTGGTCATTGTGTGGTTTTACCAGCGCTGGAGCGCACCGGCCGTGGCCCGGGCGCGGCAAAAACGCAGCGACATCAATGCCCAGATGTCGGAGTCCATCGCCGGTATGGCGGTGCTGCAGGCCAGCAATGCACAGCAGCGCTTCAAAGACCGGTTCGACAAGACCAATAACCAGCACCTGGGCGCCCGCATGGCGGAGATGCGGGTCAATGCCTGGCTCTTGCGCCCCATGCTGGATTTCATCAACGTGTTGCTACTGGCCGTGGTGATCTACACCTTTGGCCAGCGCAGCCTGGGTGCGCTGGAGATCGGTATCTTGTATGCCTTTGTCAGCTACATCGGCCGCGTGGTGGACCCGCTGATCCAGATCACGTTGCAGTTTGGCCAGTTGCAGCAGGCCGTGGTGGCCGCAGCCCGGGTGGACGCGCTGCTGCAAGAGCGCCGCCCTGCCGCCAAGACCGGCCCCGAGCGCATCAGCCACGGCGCCATCCATATTTCGCAACTGCGCTTTGGCTACGACCCCGCCACCGTGGTGTTGCACGATTTGTCGCTTGATATTCCGGCCGGTGGTTTTTACGGCCTGGTTGGCCACACGGGTAGCGGCAAGTCAACCCTACTGAGCCTGCTGCTGCGCTTTTACCAACCGCAGTCCGGCCGCATCACACTGGACGGCATTGCGTTGTCACGCTTCAGCGATGAACATTTCCGCGCCGATGTGGGCCTGGTGCCGCAAGACCCGTTTTTATTGGCCAGCACCGTGCGCGACAACATCGCCATGGGCCGTACGCTCAGCCAGGCCGAGATTGAAACCGCCGCCCGCGCCGCCCATTGCCACGATTTCATCCTGCAACTGGAGCAGGGATATGACACGCTGCTGGGTGAGGGCGGCGCACGCCTGTCCGTCGGGCAAAAACAGTTGATTGCCATTGCCCGTGCCTTGGCCGGCCAGCCGCGCATCCTGTTCCTGGACGAGGCCACGGCCCACATCGATTCCGAGACCGAGCAGATCGTGCAAGTGGCGCTATCGGAACTGAAGGGCCGTGTGACCGTGGTGGCCATTGCACACCGCCTGTCCACCATACGCGCGGCGGACTGCATAGTGGTGCTGAACCATGGCCGTATCCACGAGCAGGGCACCCACGACGCCTTGATGGCGATAGACCAGGGCATTTACCAGCGCCTGTACCTGCTGCAGCAATTGGGCGAATAG
- a CDS encoding STAS-like domain-containing protein, producing MSLAQLKELKTVITAKAVANPAHLCAELAAQFGVSRSTMGKWLRALIDEGWITRQGSRSHPVYKPSVLRQVNRSYDLAGLDEQTPWERDFAPCFELAPNVARLAHHAFTELLNNAVDHSGGTRVSISMRQNPTHLHLLIKDDGCGVFDRIQDAFHIASPQLALLELSKGKLTTQPEFHTGRGLFFTSRLFDVFDLYANQLTYQHNHWQRKEWLKANPLGSKGTAIFMSLALNSTRTLEDVFGAHSKGANDLSFSRTEVAMRLAHAASEALESRAQAKRIAHRLEAFDTVDLDFDGVDAIGQGFADELFRVFARQHPQVVLQPRNMNAQVAAMVAQVSEEPVGQAVQALG from the coding sequence ATGTCCTTAGCGCAGTTGAAGGAACTCAAGACCGTGATCACGGCCAAGGCCGTGGCCAACCCCGCCCACCTGTGCGCCGAGTTGGCGGCCCAGTTTGGTGTCAGCCGGTCTACGATGGGCAAATGGCTGCGTGCGCTGATCGATGAAGGCTGGATCACCCGCCAGGGCAGCCGCTCCCATCCGGTGTACAAGCCCAGCGTGCTGCGCCAGGTGAACCGCAGCTACGACTTGGCCGGCCTGGACGAACAAACCCCATGGGAGCGCGACTTTGCGCCGTGTTTTGAGCTGGCGCCCAATGTGGCCCGGCTGGCCCACCATGCATTCACCGAACTATTGAACAACGCCGTGGACCACAGTGGTGGAACCCGGGTGTCCATTTCGATGCGGCAAAACCCCACACACCTGCACTTGCTGATCAAGGATGACGGCTGCGGCGTGTTTGACCGCATACAGGACGCCTTCCACATTGCCAGTCCGCAGCTGGCGCTGCTGGAGCTGAGCAAGGGCAAGCTGACCACACAACCCGAGTTCCATACCGGGCGTGGCCTGTTTTTTACATCCCGGCTGTTCGATGTGTTTGACCTGTATGCAAACCAGCTGACCTACCAGCACAACCACTGGCAGCGCAAGGAGTGGTTGAAGGCGAACCCGCTGGGTAGCAAGGGCACGGCCATCTTTATGTCGCTGGCGCTGAATTCCACACGTACGTTGGAGGATGTTTTTGGTGCCCATTCCAAGGGCGCAAACGATCTGAGTTTTTCGCGCACCGAGGTTGCCATGCGCCTGGCCCATGCGGCCAGCGAGGCGCTGGAATCCCGTGCCCAGGCCAAACGCATCGCCCACCGGCTGGAAGCCTTTGATACGGTGGACCTGGACTTTGACGGTGTCGACGCCATAGGCCAGGGCTTTGCCGATGAACTGTTCCGTGTGTTCGCCCGCCAGCACCCCCAGGTGGTATTGCAGCCGCGCAATATGAATGCCCAGGTAGCGGCCATGGTGGCCCAGGTGAGCGAGGAGCCGGTGGGTCAAGCCGTGCAAGCCCTGGGTTAA
- a CDS encoding FecR domain-containing protein, with the protein MYIRLLFGLITLVLLGCSAAWAQSPQPAGNPAGVVTLAQGNASLAPAGGPPRTAKVGDVVHEGDVLTTPGDGELHLVMQDTGFMALRSNSQFMVLSYKADGGEEDKGVFKLLKGGLRSITGWIGRFNPSAYQVRTNSATIGIRGTDHETRYIPEGSSEGEAGTYDKVYAGQTYITTPDGGATEVSPNQAGFVSHKPRERPRVLAQTPGFFRPGPHEAEIAKKHAEIQALIDQRRNERRKVISEKRMALVAARQHLKADFAQARAAHQQETLALKARFHTLTAQRETLQAQARAGEVGGAALRQRRRALVAEYAALERAYKEFTSRHKALQDSAAPTADGATSSPQDWRQSLRQDLQDVREKQQDLEAERASTRKEIEALQRQENQRVRRERKADRETGQASPD; encoded by the coding sequence ATGTACATCCGCCTCTTGTTTGGTCTGATCACACTGGTGTTGCTGGGGTGCTCTGCTGCGTGGGCACAAAGCCCGCAGCCTGCTGGCAACCCGGCAGGGGTCGTCACCCTGGCCCAGGGCAATGCCAGCCTGGCACCGGCCGGCGGCCCGCCGCGCACGGCCAAGGTCGGCGATGTGGTCCATGAAGGGGATGTGTTGACCACACCTGGCGATGGTGAATTGCACCTGGTGATGCAAGACACGGGCTTTATGGCGCTGCGCTCCAACAGCCAGTTCATGGTGTTGAGCTACAAGGCCGACGGGGGTGAAGAGGACAAGGGTGTTTTTAAACTGCTCAAGGGTGGTTTGCGCTCCATCACCGGCTGGATAGGCCGTTTCAACCCTTCGGCCTACCAAGTGCGTACCAACTCGGCCACCATTGGCATACGGGGTACGGACCATGAAACCCGATACATCCCCGAAGGCTCCAGCGAAGGCGAGGCGGGGACCTACGACAAGGTTTATGCGGGCCAAACCTACATCACCACGCCAGATGGCGGTGCCACCGAGGTTTCGCCCAACCAGGCAGGGTTTGTGTCCCACAAGCCCAGAGAGCGCCCCCGCGTTCTGGCGCAGACGCCGGGTTTCTTTCGCCCCGGCCCGCACGAGGCAGAGATAGCGAAAAAACACGCCGAGATCCAAGCCCTGATAGACCAGCGCCGCAATGAGCGGCGCAAAGTGATCTCCGAAAAGCGGATGGCCCTGGTGGCCGCGCGCCAGCACCTGAAAGCGGACTTTGCACAAGCCCGAGCCGCACACCAGCAGGAGACACTCGCGCTCAAGGCGCGGTTCCATACCCTGACCGCACAGCGCGAAACATTGCAGGCACAGGCCCGCGCGGGCGAGGTGGGTGGTGCGGCGCTGCGGCAGCGGCGCAGGGCCCTGGTCGCAGAGTACGCGGCGCTGGAGCGGGCCTACAAAGAATTTACCTCCCGCCACAAGGCCTTGCAGGATTCTGCGGCACCCACTGCGGACGGAGCTACTTCTTCACCGCAAGACTGGCGGCAATCCCTGCGCCAGGATTTGCAGGACGTGCGCGAAAAGCAGCAAGACCTGGAGGCCGAGCGTGCCTCGACGCGCAAGGAGATAGAGGCCCTGCAACGCCAGGAGAACCAGCGTGTACGCCGGGAGCGCAAGGCCGACCGGGAAACGGGCCAGGCCTCGCCCGATTGA
- a CDS encoding 4-oxalocrotonate tautomerase: MPTYHVEMLEGRTLEQKKKLVEEITRVSVEVLGGSPESVDILIVDVKRENWATGGRLWTEPRE; this comes from the coding sequence ATGCCCACCTACCACGTTGAAATGCTCGAAGGCCGCACGCTGGAGCAGAAGAAGAAACTGGTCGAAGAAATCACCCGCGTCAGCGTCGAAGTGCTGGGCGGTTCTCCCGAGTCTGTCGACATCCTGATCGTGGACGTGAAACGCGAAAACTGGGCGACCGGCGGCAGGCTGTGGACAGAGCCGCGCGAGTAA
- a CDS encoding cysteine-rich CWC family protein translates to MPDIPAPRAIDTSLCPLCGQGNQCANEAERATGVPQGPCWCTTAVFTPELLARVPAEARRLACICARCAAAASGGTVKLAKPSIPT, encoded by the coding sequence ATGCCCGATATTCCCGCCCCCCGCGCCATTGACACCAGCCTGTGCCCGCTATGCGGTCAGGGCAACCAGTGCGCCAATGAAGCCGAACGCGCCACCGGTGTGCCCCAAGGCCCCTGTTGGTGCACCACAGCGGTGTTTACGCCGGAGCTGCTGGCGCGGGTTCCGGCTGAAGCACGGCGGCTGGCCTGCATCTGCGCACGCTGTGCGGCTGCAGCTTCTGGCGGCACGGTCAAGCTAGCAAAACCCTCAATCCCAACCTAA
- a CDS encoding glycosyltransferase family 39 protein — MFASVPRNTRQLLALLCVLHFGLGAALGLSVDEAHYALYAAHPDWSYFDHPPLVGWAQWPLVALGAPTWALRLVPELLWLATALVVYQLAERLQSPPGVWAAERSSQVKEEPAQRAGDTEQNALPPRRLPPPGQAGAWAVLALALAPLLHVLGIGLLPDTLLVFFTALLVWATLDLMDATAVCRPVPWLVMGVLLGLAGLSKYTAIFAALAVAACLLLAHGPVLLRNAWAWLALAIAVLLVMPVAYWNHANGWISFTYQAKHGAGGGWQAGHVLRFMVVQLLVYGPLLLWGWAGWRHGVARSRRSLGLFFVLPFAVLAVLSGGGTSLPHWTAPAWVALAPFAGIGLAHAQRQRRRWVFRCMVAAQALLCAVVLGLMLTGGQPFITNTTGQGNSAQPSNPFADVHGWDAAGTRARTLAEQHGLRSVAVQNWTLASRLGWYARPLPVFVLEDRFDQFDLWAGDLPAGADTLLLDWSQLGYAVPLGPLGFAECTLLGTQNVQRLGKPLASFRFYACRNWSGQPQPRLLGTP, encoded by the coding sequence ATGTTCGCTTCCGTTCCCCGCAATACCCGCCAGTTGCTGGCCCTGCTGTGTGTGCTGCATTTTGGCCTGGGCGCCGCGCTGGGCCTGTCGGTGGACGAGGCGCATTACGCGCTGTATGCGGCGCACCCCGACTGGAGTTATTTTGACCACCCGCCCCTGGTGGGCTGGGCGCAGTGGCCGCTGGTAGCGCTGGGCGCGCCCACCTGGGCGCTGCGGCTGGTGCCCGAATTGTTGTGGTTGGCTACGGCCCTGGTGGTTTACCAACTGGCTGAACGTTTGCAGTCACCCCCGGGAGTCTGGGCGGCAGAGCGTTCTTCGCAGGTAAAGGAGGAGCCCGCGCAGCGGGCGGGGGACACGGAGCAGAACGCTCTGCCGCCCAGACGCCTTCCTCCCCCCGGACAAGCCGGCGCATGGGCGGTGCTGGCCTTGGCGCTGGCACCCCTGCTGCACGTGCTGGGCATAGGCCTGCTGCCCGATACCTTGCTGGTGTTTTTCACCGCGTTGCTGGTGTGGGCCACGCTGGACCTGATGGACGCCACTGCGGTGTGCCGCCCAGTGCCGTGGTTGGTGATGGGTGTGCTGCTGGGCCTGGCGGGGTTGAGCAAATACACGGCCATCTTCGCCGCCCTTGCAGTTGCCGCTTGCCTGCTGCTGGCCCATGGCCCAGTGCTGCTGCGCAATGCCTGGGCCTGGCTGGCATTGGCCATTGCCGTGTTGCTGGTGATGCCCGTGGCCTACTGGAACCACGCCAACGGCTGGATATCGTTTACCTACCAGGCCAAACACGGTGCGGGTGGCGGCTGGCAGGCTGGGCATGTGCTGCGTTTTATGGTCGTGCAGTTGCTGGTGTATGGCCCACTGCTGTTATGGGGCTGGGCTGGGTGGCGCCATGGCGTGGCCCGCTCCCGCCGCAGCCTGGGGTTGTTTTTTGTACTGCCCTTTGCAGTACTGGCCGTGTTGTCGGGTGGTGGCACCAGTCTGCCGCACTGGACGGCGCCGGCCTGGGTGGCCTTGGCACCATTTGCCGGGATTGGTCTGGCGCACGCCCAGCGCCAACGCCGCCGTTGGGTCTTCCGATGCATGGTTGCGGCGCAGGCGCTGCTGTGCGCCGTGGTGTTGGGGCTGATGCTGACCGGTGGCCAACCCTTCATCACCAACACCACGGGCCAGGGCAATAGCGCCCAGCCGTCCAATCCGTTTGCCGACGTACACGGCTGGGATGCTGCGGGCACCCGCGCCCGCACACTGGCGGAACAGCACGGCTTGCGCAGCGTGGCCGTACAAAACTGGACGCTGGCCAGCCGCCTGGGCTGGTATGCGCGGCCGCTGCCGGTCTTTGTACTGGAGGACCGTTTTGACCAGTTTGACCTGTGGGCGGGTGATCTGCCCGCTGGCGCTGACACCTTGTTGTTGGACTGGTCGCAGCTGGGCTACGCCGTACCCTTGGGGCCCCTTGGTTTTGCCGAATGCACCTTGCTCGGTACCCAGAATGTGCAGCGCCTGGGCAAGCCGCTTGCCAGCTTTCGCTTCTACGCCTGCCGTAACTGGTCCGGCCAACCACAACCCCGCTTGCTGGGTACACCGTGA
- a CDS encoding phosphatase PAP2 family protein, whose translation MHVSPIPLRLWLLPPLLFLLAAPLWLHHFEPAMFVTINTLCAPVAAPLWAGLSMLGNAWGVLAVTSPLLVRAPRLMWAWLCAAPFAILFARVGKALIESPRPAAVVDNTQMRVVGELLHNVSMPSGHTLTAFTVASAIYFALPQPGRSKHLWLFVLAAGAGLSRIAVGAHWPGDVAVGASLGLLAGMLGTRLLARMDPKHLQPTAWSLRVVAGLLVATLVAMLVETQDFDENRPLQYLLAAVVLGSLLAFARQNWMLIQGRAAPPKG comes from the coding sequence ATGCACGTTTCACCCATCCCCCTACGCCTGTGGCTGCTCCCACCCCTGTTGTTCTTGCTGGCTGCGCCGCTGTGGTTGCACCACTTTGAGCCCGCAATGTTTGTCACCATCAATACGTTGTGTGCGCCGGTGGCCGCACCGCTCTGGGCAGGCTTGTCCATGTTGGGTAACGCCTGGGGCGTGCTGGCGGTCACCTCGCCGCTGCTGGTGCGTGCGCCCCGGCTGATGTGGGCCTGGTTGTGCGCCGCACCCTTTGCCATCCTGTTTGCCCGCGTCGGCAAGGCGCTCATCGAGAGCCCGCGCCCCGCCGCCGTGGTGGACAACACCCAGATGCGGGTGGTGGGCGAACTGCTGCACAACGTGTCCATGCCCTCCGGCCACACGCTGACCGCGTTCACCGTGGCTTCGGCCATTTACTTCGCACTACCGCAACCGGGCAGGTCCAAACACCTGTGGCTGTTTGTGCTGGCCGCTGGCGCGGGGCTGTCGCGTATTGCTGTGGGTGCCCATTGGCCGGGTGATGTGGCCGTGGGCGCAAGCCTGGGCCTGCTGGCCGGCATGTTGGGCACCCGCCTGCTGGCCCGTATGGACCCCAAACACCTGCAACCCACCGCCTGGAGCCTGCGTGTGGTCGCCGGCCTGCTGGTTGCCACCCTGGTGGCGATGCTGGTTGAAACGCAGGACTTTGACGAAAACCGGCCCCTGCAGTACCTGCTGGCCGCGGTGGTGCTGGGGTCTTTGCTGGCATTTGCCAGGCAAAACTGGATGCTTATCCAGGGTCGGGCCGCACCGCCCAAAGGTTGA
- a CDS encoding globin domain-containing protein, translating to MNANAVKLVQESWSQIEKAGPAAAALFHCNLLNSRPWLVAPYSGYVDERDDMVMRTFGRAVKGMHTLDTHAPLLLQIGRVNAACGVQSHHYPYFEVALIQTLGQILGDTLTEPLKQAWIAVFGTMTRLMLAGANGDFCVAIRQQASERRRQRRRAAHDMGGNRGYHRRGGPESNRRLHRSAVLQPSL from the coding sequence ATGAACGCCAATGCTGTCAAGCTGGTGCAGGAATCCTGGTCACAGATCGAAAAGGCTGGCCCTGCCGCCGCTGCGCTGTTCCATTGCAATCTGTTGAACAGCCGCCCCTGGCTGGTCGCCCCCTACAGCGGTTACGTGGATGAGCGCGACGACATGGTCATGCGCACCTTTGGCCGCGCCGTCAAAGGCATGCACACGCTGGATACCCACGCCCCACTGCTGCTGCAGATTGGCCGCGTCAACGCCGCCTGCGGCGTGCAGTCCCACCACTACCCCTATTTTGAAGTTGCGCTGATCCAGACGCTGGGTCAAATCCTGGGTGACACACTGACCGAGCCGCTCAAGCAGGCCTGGATTGCTGTTTTCGGCACCATGACCCGCTTGATGCTGGCCGGCGCCAACGGCGATTTTTGCGTCGCCATCCGCCAACAGGCGTCCGAGCGCCGCCGCCAGCGCAGGCGTGCCGCGCACGACATGGGTGGCAACCGCGGTTACCACCGCCGCGGTGGGCCCGAGAGCAATCGGCGCCTGCACCGCAGCGCGGTTCTGCAGCCCAGTCTGTAG